In Panacibacter ginsenosidivorans, the following proteins share a genomic window:
- a CDS encoding polysaccharide biosynthesis protein produces MQPKTDTALKEFRKFLLKNRITPKWVIFLLDLLICIGTFIYANYLLTDFKILSLNYETLSEGVMTVCVASSVSFFIFKTYEGIIRFSEIHETIRALSAVFCSFLIMLLFNGILVLSHATLYIPNSVLFGYFFCASFVICGYRILVKTLYQDDELDINAANVIIYGAEIKGSLLQKTIVSISNKQFKVVAFIDDNEMLAGKTIDSIRIYSPDQLQSLLKPLRIKYLFFSKPDIDASVKNKIADECLVHNVKLMNIPPADRWVHGHLNFKQISDVQIEELLGRPAIELCNENVANFISNRNILITGAAGSIGSELARQVAAMHPASLILCDQVETGLHDLEYELQQHFGLGAKLKFYLGDVKDIAAMDQLFSVYRPDIVFHAAAYKHVPVMESHPSEAIRNNVLGTKVLADLSEFYGVERFLFISTDKAINPTNIMGASKRLAEIYCHSLHHSSKDIPAVDPLVYRMDAVLGKTKFITTRFGNVLASNGSVIPRFREQIAKGGPVTVTDPEIIRYFMTIPEACSLVLEAVTMGNGGEIFLFDMGEPVKILDLATKMIKLAGYEPGKDIRIDFTGLRPGEKLYEELLNDKEEVIPTHHKKILIAKVQDDNKEEIMDQIMKLIDLANECRDDDVVKQMKFILPEYISNNSVYQLYDNKFTPQTNLASSV; encoded by the coding sequence GTGCAACCAAAAACTGACACTGCATTGAAAGAGTTTAGAAAATTTTTACTGAAAAACCGAATTACTCCTAAATGGGTCATTTTTCTTCTAGACTTACTTATCTGCATAGGGACTTTTATTTATGCTAATTACCTGCTTACGGATTTTAAAATTTTATCGCTTAATTATGAAACCCTGTCCGAAGGTGTTATGACCGTATGTGTAGCTTCTTCCGTAAGCTTTTTTATCTTTAAAACTTATGAAGGTATCATCAGGTTTTCAGAGATACATGAAACAATAAGAGCGCTCAGTGCTGTTTTTTGTTCATTCCTTATTATGTTGCTGTTTAATGGCATACTTGTATTGAGCCATGCTACTTTATATATTCCGAATTCTGTTTTATTTGGTTACTTTTTTTGTGCATCGTTTGTTATATGCGGCTATCGTATACTGGTAAAGACATTGTACCAGGATGATGAGCTGGATATAAATGCGGCTAATGTTATCATATACGGCGCTGAAATAAAAGGTTCTTTATTACAGAAGACAATTGTTAGTATTTCTAATAAGCAATTTAAAGTTGTGGCTTTTATTGATGACAATGAAATGCTGGCTGGCAAGACAATTGATAGCATCAGAATTTATTCGCCTGACCAGCTTCAGTCTTTATTAAAACCATTACGTATAAAGTATTTATTCTTTTCAAAACCAGATATTGACGCCAGTGTAAAAAATAAAATTGCGGATGAATGCCTTGTGCATAATGTCAAGCTGATGAACATTCCACCGGCAGACCGTTGGGTACACGGGCATTTGAATTTTAAGCAGATCAGCGATGTGCAGATCGAAGAATTACTTGGCAGACCAGCAATTGAATTGTGTAATGAGAATGTGGCCAATTTCATATCGAACAGGAATATTCTTATTACAGGCGCTGCTGGTTCTATCGGCAGCGAGCTGGCCAGGCAGGTGGCTGCCATGCACCCGGCTTCTCTTATTCTATGCGACCAGGTAGAAACTGGTTTGCATGATCTTGAATATGAATTACAACAGCATTTTGGCCTGGGTGCCAAGTTGAAATTTTACCTGGGTGATGTGAAGGACATTGCAGCCATGGATCAACTCTTTAGCGTTTACAGGCCAGATATAGTTTTTCACGCAGCTGCCTATAAACATGTTCCTGTTATGGAAAGCCACCCGTCTGAGGCTATTCGTAATAATGTGCTGGGAACAAAGGTACTGGCAGATCTTTCAGAGTTTTATGGTGTAGAGCGTTTCCTGTTTATTTCTACTGATAAAGCCATTAACCCGACCAATATAATGGGTGCTTCAAAAAGGCTGGCAGAAATTTATTGTCATTCCCTGCATCATAGCAGTAAAGATATCCCTGCAGTTGACCCGCTTGTTTATAGAATGGATGCTGTGCTGGGTAAAACAAAATTTATTACCACAAGATTCGGAAATGTACTGGCTTCAAACGGATCAGTTATACCCAGATTTAGAGAACAAATTGCCAAAGGTGGCCCCGTTACTGTTACAGATCCTGAAATCATCAGGTATTTTATGACCATACCGGAAGCCTGTTCACTTGTATTAGAAGCTGTAACAATGGGTAATGGTGGCGAAATATTCCTTTTTGATATGGGTGAGCCTGTTAAGATACTTGATCTCGCAACCAAAATGATCAAGCTGGCTGGTTATGAACCAGGTAAAGATATAAGAATAGACTTCACCGGATTAAGGCCAGGCGAAAAATTATATGAAGAGTTACTCAATGATAAAGAAGAAGTGATTCCTACGCATCATAAGAAAATATTGATCGCAAAAGTGCAGGATGACAACAAAGAGGAAATAATGGACCAAATTATGAAGCTTATAGACCTGGCCAATGAGTGCAGGGATGATGATGTTGTAAAGCAAATGAAATTTATTCTGCCTGAATATATCAGTAATAATTCTGTTTACCAGTTGTACGATAACAAATTTACACCGCAAACTAATCTTGCATCTTCGGTATAG
- a CDS encoding tyrosine-protein phosphatase, whose protein sequence is MLSFFKKSVRTEADLSFLGADMHSHLLPGIDDGLKTLEESVAFIGELYNLGYRKLICTPHIIADIYPNSPETIMPKLELVKDAIKKKGIDIVIEAAAEYMVDMDMEKLVTENKPLLTFGKDLILLEMSFVAPSANIEQVIFQLRLKGLRPVLAHPERYAYYHNDFEKYTHYLDLGCLLQVNLLSLLGYYGKPTKAIADRLVKHGMVDLLGTDMHHEKHLAALKDLATKKEFYAQFNGMEIQNRKLLM, encoded by the coding sequence ATGCTTTCTTTCTTTAAAAAATCTGTACGCACAGAAGCTGACCTTTCTTTTCTTGGAGCAGATATGCACTCACATTTACTGCCAGGTATTGATGATGGCCTTAAGACACTTGAAGAATCTGTTGCATTTATTGGTGAATTATACAACCTGGGTTACCGAAAACTTATATGCACCCCACATATCATTGCCGATATTTATCCTAATAGCCCGGAAACAATTATGCCTAAACTTGAATTAGTAAAAGATGCTATCAAAAAGAAAGGTATAGATATTGTTATTGAGGCAGCAGCAGAATATATGGTAGATATGGACATGGAAAAGCTTGTAACAGAAAACAAACCGCTGCTTACTTTTGGCAAAGATCTTATACTTCTTGAGATGTCTTTTGTGGCACCATCAGCGAATATTGAGCAGGTTATTTTTCAGTTACGGTTAAAAGGCTTACGGCCCGTATTAGCGCATCCTGAACGTTATGCATACTATCACAACGATTTTGAAAAATATACACATTACCTGGATCTTGGTTGCTTATTACAGGTAAATCTTTTATCACTGCTTGGTTATTATGGTAAACCAACTAAAGCTATAGCGGACAGACTGGTAAAGCATGGCATGGTTGACTTACTTGGAACAGACATGCATCATGAAAAACATCTTGCAGCATTAAAGGACCTGGCCACAAAAAAAGAGTTTTATGCGCAGTTTAACGGAATGGAAATCCAGAACCGCAAATTGCTTATGTAA